A genome region from Maylandia zebra isolate NMK-2024a linkage group LG6, Mzebra_GT3a, whole genome shotgun sequence includes the following:
- the LOC143419209 gene encoding uncharacterized protein LOC143419209, whose amino-acid sequence MRRKRSSRSIFRDPYDVIERQRREGRPRLIQLEGLTRRSRTLTQLFQGTLQTRLLASTRDDVNAKLESITGQLQLLVSEWEGFEAQREELVVWLADMDVRLSEVDQLTGNTSGKTETTAGVGLF is encoded by the exons atgaggaggaagagaagcagcaggagcatctttagggatccctatgatgtcattgag aggcagcggcgagaggggagacctcggctcatccagctggagggcctgaccaggaggagtcgaacattaactcagctcttccagggcaccctgcagactcGGCTGTTGGCATCGACGAGGGATGACGTGAACGCcaaactggagtccatcacaggtcaactgcag ctccttgtctcagagtgggaggggtttgaagcacaaagggaggaacttgtcgtttggttggctgatatggatgtccgcctgagtgaggttgaccagctgacaggaaacaccagtggaaaaactgaaacaactgcaggtgtgggcttgttttga